The following are from one region of the Methanobacterium veterum genome:
- a CDS encoding DUF2116 family Zn-ribbon domain-containing protein, producing MTKPHKHCPVCGISIPPEERFCSPKCEETYAERARKVAKTRRMFYIILAVIIVIYIAYVFRGQLGF from the coding sequence ATGACAAAACCACATAAACACTGTCCAGTATGCGGAATATCAATTCCACCAGAAGAGCGATTTTGCTCACCTAAATGTGAAGAAACATACGCAGAAAGAGCTAGAAAAGTCGCCAAAACTCGGAGAATGTTTTATATAATTCTTGCAGTAATTATCGTGATTTATATAGCATATGTATTTAGAGGACAATTAGGATTTTAA
- the pyrH gene encoding UMP kinase has protein sequence MKIVVAVGGSIIIKENSHEKFKDYADVLRSMNDEHKLFIVVGGGKPAREYIGIARDLGVSEAACDDIGIDVTRLNAKLLIMALGEDAYPKVAKNFHEAMEFSVSGKIVVMGGTEPAHSTDAVSSILAEFVNADLLINATSVDGLYDKDPNKHDDAKMFEKITPAEMMSILSSKETKAGTYEFFDSTAIQIIKRSKIKTRIVNGNHAENIQKAVSSEIGTTIVHD, from the coding sequence ATGAAAATTGTGGTCGCAGTAGGCGGATCTATAATAATTAAAGAGAATAGCCATGAAAAATTTAAAGATTATGCTGATGTTTTAAGAAGTATGAATGATGAACACAAGTTATTTATTGTAGTTGGTGGTGGAAAGCCCGCTCGAGAATACATTGGAATTGCAAGGGATCTTGGAGTTTCTGAAGCAGCTTGTGATGATATAGGGATTGATGTTACACGATTGAATGCTAAACTTTTAATTATGGCCCTTGGTGAAGATGCATATCCAAAGGTAGCTAAAAATTTTCACGAAGCAATGGAATTTTCAGTATCTGGTAAAATTGTGGTTATGGGTGGAACTGAACCAGCCCACAGTACAGATGCTGTCAGCAGTATCCTTGCAGAATTTGTAAATGCTGATCTTTTGATAAACGCCACATCAGTGGATGGATTATACGATAAAGACCCAAATAAGCATGATGATGCTAAAATGTTTGAAAAAATTACCCCTGCAGAAATGATGTCCATTTTAAGCAGTAAAGAAACCAAAGCTGGTACTTATGAGTTTTTCGACAGCACAGCAATACAAATAATTAAACGATCAAAAATAAAGACCAGAATTGTAAATGGAAATCACGCTGAAAATATTCAAAAAGCAGTTTCCAGCGAAATAGGGACTACAATTGTTCATGATTAA
- a CDS encoding UPF0104 family protein, translating into MQNTTEFIKDHKLEIALSFAAGLFIIFLVSFFIGLDEILSVLDHTDLTIMLFTLVLELVMLLMWAVRWKFILDILDKAPKFKQIILMLYSSIFGNNVTPGAAGGEPLRAYLLDKFEGIPFEVGFASTTADRVFEFFPFVLVSILTIYLIFTLDAGFWLSLIIIILIILVIVIFGLMIYVGYKKEVATRLVISIAKRIYPLAKRLTSKETPFSNIHDKLIGYIESFTTGFQGVLKDRKMFVVGILISFLMWGIDSLRFYLTFVAVGYHPPILPVVIIYTVAFVVSIIPNIPGSLGIREAVMIALFLPVGVSPDIVLAVSLLDRVVSYVIPTSIGALATFYYGKIYKEKKVSSKA; encoded by the coding sequence ATGCAGAACACCACCGAATTTATAAAGGATCATAAACTGGAAATTGCGCTGTCGTTTGCTGCGGGCTTATTTATCATATTCTTAGTGTCTTTTTTTATAGGCTTAGATGAAATTTTAAGTGTTTTAGATCACACTGATTTAACGATAATGTTGTTTACACTGGTTTTAGAACTTGTTATGCTGCTTATGTGGGCTGTAAGATGGAAATTTATTTTAGATATTCTCGATAAGGCACCTAAATTTAAACAGATAATTTTAATGCTTTATTCGAGTATTTTTGGGAATAACGTCACTCCAGGTGCAGCTGGTGGAGAACCTTTACGTGCGTATCTTCTTGACAAGTTTGAGGGTATTCCTTTTGAAGTTGGATTTGCATCTACCACTGCAGATAGGGTTTTTGAATTTTTCCCATTTGTACTGGTCTCTATACTTACTATATATCTCATATTTACATTAGATGCCGGATTCTGGCTTAGTTTGATAATCATTATCTTAATTATACTTGTGATAGTTATCTTTGGACTTATGATATATGTTGGCTATAAGAAGGAGGTCGCTACCAGATTGGTTATTTCTATTGCAAAGCGTATATATCCGCTTGCAAAAAGGTTAACATCTAAAGAAACACCTTTTAGCAATATCCACGATAAGCTGATAGGATATATCGAAAGCTTTACCACTGGTTTTCAGGGAGTACTTAAAGATCGTAAGATGTTTGTTGTGGGTATTTTAATCTCTTTTTTAATGTGGGGAATAGATAGTTTACGTTTTTATTTAACATTTGTGGCTGTAGGTTACCATCCTCCAATTTTACCTGTGGTAATTATTTATACTGTTGCATTTGTGGTCTCTATAATCCCGAATATACCCGGGTCTCTTGGTATTCGTGAGGCTGTAATGATTGCCCTTTTCCTGCCTGTAGGTGTTTCTCCAGATATAGTCCTTGCAGTATCTCTGCTGGATCGTGTGGTAAGTTATGTTATTCCAACGTCTATTGGAGCCCTTGCAACGTTTTACTACGGTAAAATCTATAAAGAAAAAAAGGTAAGTTCAAAAGCTTAA
- a CDS encoding DUF211 domain-containing protein produces the protein MAKGLIRIVLDILKPHEPNIPYFAKYLSEIDGVDGVNVTLMEIDKETENVKVTMQGNDLNFEQISEAIKQYGGSIHSVDEVVAGKKLVEEVTTPQD, from the coding sequence TTGGCAAAAGGCCTAATTAGAATTGTTTTAGATATACTAAAACCTCATGAACCAAATATACCTTATTTTGCAAAATATTTAAGTGAAATAGATGGAGTAGATGGTGTAAACGTTACTTTAATGGAAATAGATAAAGAAACAGAGAACGTTAAAGTAACAATGCAGGGAAATGATTTAAATTTTGAACAAATAAGTGAAGCAATTAAGCAATACGGCGGTTCAATTCACAGTGTTGACGAGGTTGTTGCCGGTAAAAAACTTGTTGAAGAAGTTACAACACCTCAGGACTGA
- the prf1 gene encoding peptide chain release factor aRF-1, translated as MAEVSSKELYEFKRTIEELADKKGRGTELVSVYIPPDKQVSDVVKHMREELSQSANIKSKQTKKNVQSAIEVIVQKLKLFPKPPEHGLLLFVGMIPKGGPGTEKMETYVFEPPEVIQTYTYHCNSEFYLEPLQDMLDVKETYGLAVLDRKEATIAVLRGKRIDIVKTLTSGVPGKHKAGGQSQRRFDRLIDLAAHEFLKRIGHHINDAFLPIPDLKGVVLGGPGHTKEEFLEGDYMHYEIKNKVITTVDTSYTGEFGIREVIDKSMDVLNEMDIMREKKLVQRFLKELINEDGLSSYGEKDVRRNLEMGAVEVLLLSEDVSYKRETCECPACAYTEGKTIKKSEEIGNEQCPQCGEIMKVVGSRDIIDEFVDMAEEVGSDIEIISTETEEGMQLLRAFGGIAAILRYRT; from the coding sequence TTGGCTGAAGTGTCATCAAAAGAGTTATACGAGTTTAAAAGAACCATCGAAGAACTCGCAGATAAAAAAGGAAGGGGAACTGAACTTGTGTCAGTTTATATCCCCCCTGATAAACAGGTGAGTGATGTAGTTAAGCACATGAGGGAAGAATTAAGTCAAAGTGCTAACATTAAGAGTAAACAAACCAAAAAGAATGTACAGTCTGCAATTGAGGTAATTGTGCAGAAATTGAAGCTGTTTCCAAAACCCCCTGAACATGGACTGCTCCTTTTTGTTGGAATGATCCCTAAAGGAGGTCCTGGTACTGAAAAAATGGAAACTTACGTTTTTGAGCCGCCAGAAGTTATACAGACTTACACATATCACTGTAATTCTGAATTTTATTTGGAACCGCTTCAGGATATGTTGGATGTAAAGGAAACATATGGACTTGCTGTACTGGACAGAAAAGAAGCTACAATTGCTGTCTTACGTGGTAAACGAATTGATATTGTTAAAACATTAACTAGTGGTGTTCCAGGTAAGCACAAAGCAGGTGGACAGTCCCAGCGAAGGTTTGACCGTTTAATTGACCTTGCAGCTCATGAGTTCTTAAAAAGAATAGGACATCATATTAACGATGCTTTTTTACCGATCCCTGACTTAAAGGGAGTAGTGTTAGGTGGACCCGGGCATACCAAGGAAGAGTTCCTTGAAGGGGATTATATGCACTATGAAATTAAAAATAAGGTTATAACCACTGTAGATACTTCATATACTGGTGAATTTGGTATAAGGGAAGTCATTGACAAGTCCATGGATGTTTTAAATGAAATGGATATAATGCGTGAGAAAAAACTTGTACAGCGGTTTTTAAAGGAACTCATTAACGAAGATGGGCTTTCATCTTATGGAGAAAAAGATGTAAGGCGAAATCTTGAAATGGGTGCAGTTGAAGTCCTTCTTCTATCTGAAGATGTTAGTTACAAGCGCGAGACATGTGAATGCCCTGCATGTGCATATACCGAAGGAAAAACTATTAAAAAATCTGAAGAAATAGGAAATGAGCAGTGCCCACAATGTGGAGAAATAATGAAGGTCGTTGGATCAAGGGACATTATCGACGAGTTTGTTGATATGGCTGAAGAGGTTGGATCTGATATCGAGATTATTTCAACTGAAACAGAGGAAGGAATGCAGTTATTGCGTGCATTTGGTGGTATTGCTGCTATATTGAGATATAGAACTTAA
- a CDS encoding RraA family protein translates to MKNKKKLSPESILELFSPKFSDSKVARLNLNTSQVSDALNKVTGNPGVLSGIKPLFDRTIVGRAVTASTMADDWGTSIKAIEAAKEGEVLVIQVEGDDKAVWGELASKTAQERGIISTVIDGAVRDVGAVKKLKYPVFSKTIVPNAGSSKAEGKINIPVTCGNVTVNPHDLIIGDECGVVVVPDEHLKDVIDETLRIKRNEAQIISKIEKGYSFSDILGLN, encoded by the coding sequence ATGAAAAATAAGAAGAAGCTTTCACCTGAGAGCATCTTAGAATTATTTTCACCCAAATTTTCTGATTCTAAAGTAGCACGCTTGAATCTTAATACATCCCAGGTTTCAGATGCTTTAAACAAAGTAACAGGTAATCCGGGAGTGCTTTCTGGAATTAAGCCATTATTTGATAGGACCATCGTTGGAAGGGCAGTAACTGCCAGTACGATGGCTGATGACTGGGGCACAAGTATTAAAGCTATTGAAGCGGCTAAAGAAGGTGAAGTTCTTGTCATTCAGGTTGAAGGTGATGATAAAGCTGTATGGGGTGAGCTAGCCTCAAAAACAGCGCAAGAGAGGGGAATAATAAGTACGGTAATCGATGGGGCTGTAAGGGATGTTGGAGCAGTAAAGAAATTAAAATATCCCGTATTCTCAAAGACTATTGTTCCTAATGCCGGAAGCTCAAAAGCAGAAGGTAAAATTAATATTCCAGTAACCTGTGGAAATGTAACTGTTAATCCTCATGATTTAATTATAGGGGATGAATGTGGAGTCGTAGTTGTGCCAGATGAGCATTTAAAAGACGTTATAGATGAAACATTGCGCATTAAAAGAAATGAGGCTCAAATCATCTCAAAAATTGAAAAAGGCTATTCTTTTTCAGATATACTTGGATTAAATTAA
- a CDS encoding H/ACA ribonucleoprotein complex subunit GAR1 — translation MGIISHISNKGKIILRSDKTPGFGLPVFTEDKKRIGTVHDFFGPTKRPYISVKVYAKNTKNLEKRVGESLYISSKPIKKWGRKKRKKR, via the coding sequence TTGGGAATTATATCACATATCTCCAACAAGGGCAAAATCATACTAAGATCCGATAAAACGCCTGGTTTTGGACTACCTGTTTTTACTGAAGATAAAAAAAGGATTGGAACTGTTCACGATTTCTTTGGACCTACAAAAAGACCGTATATATCAGTCAAAGTTTACGCAAAAAACACTAAAAATCTTGAAAAGCGAGTTGGAGAGAGCTTGTATATATCATCAAAACCTATAAAAAAATGGGGGCGAAAAAAACGAAAGAAAAGATGA
- a CDS encoding transcription initiation factor IIB, protein MKYDVSEIEKVETRCPECNSDKLINDHERGEIVCGACGLVIDDNLVDMGPEWRAFDHEQRDKRTRVGAPITYTIHDKGLSTMIDWRNKDIYGRDIPARNRAQWYRLRKWQRKIRISGATERNLAFALSELDRDSSRLGLPRSVREAASVVYRSAVENKLIRGRSIEGVVAASLYAACRRCNVPRTLDEIAEVSRVSKKEVGRTYRFLTRELNIKLPPTSPVDYVPRFASELSLSGEVQSKAIEIIEKAMEKGLTSGRGPTGVAAAALYIASVLLGERKTQRDVADIAGVTEVTIRNRYKELTEQLDMGVTL, encoded by the coding sequence ATGAAATACGACGTTTCAGAAATTGAAAAGGTCGAAACAAGATGCCCGGAATGCAATTCTGACAAACTCATTAACGATCACGAACGCGGGGAAATAGTATGCGGTGCGTGTGGACTGGTTATCGATGATAATTTAGTTGATATGGGACCAGAATGGAGAGCATTTGACCATGAGCAAAGGGATAAAAGGACAAGGGTAGGTGCTCCAATAACTTATACCATCCACGATAAAGGTTTAAGTACCATGATCGATTGGAGGAACAAAGACATCTACGGTAGGGATATCCCTGCCAGGAACCGTGCTCAATGGTACCGTTTAAGGAAATGGCAGAGAAAAATAAGGATTTCTGGTGCCACAGAAAGGAACCTCGCGTTTGCTTTAAGTGAACTTGATAGAGACTCTTCGAGACTGGGTTTACCTAGAAGTGTGAGAGAAGCAGCTTCAGTTGTTTACAGAAGTGCTGTTGAAAACAAACTCATAAGAGGGCGAAGTATAGAGGGAGTAGTTGCAGCATCATTATATGCAGCATGCAGGCGATGTAACGTTCCAAGGACTCTTGATGAGATTGCAGAAGTTTCTAGAGTAAGTAAAAAAGAAGTTGGAAGAACTTACAGGTTCTTAACACGTGAACTTAACATAAAATTACCACCAACATCTCCAGTTGATTACGTACCAAGATTTGCAAGTGAGTTAAGCTTATCTGGTGAAGTACAATCCAAAGCTATTGAAATAATTGAAAAAGCTATGGAAAAAGGTCTTACATCAGGTAGGGGACCAACAGGAGTTGCAGCAGCAGCTTTATATATAGCATCTGTACTTCTTGGTGAAAGAAAAACTCAAAGGGATGTTGCAGACATCGCGGGTGTAACTGAAGTAACCATCCGTAACAGATACAAAGAGCTTACAGAACAGCTTGATATGGGTGTAACTTTATAG
- a CDS encoding toprim domain-containing protein — protein MPILIEGKKDEEALRELGITGNIIKVSGSGLKLFEIAEIAAKTSSKVIILTDFDKKGDILAKKLSEDIQSLGSHPDLNIRKNIIKITRRYIKDIESLPKHMKQLELEINPYGNYL, from the coding sequence ATGCCAATTCTTATCGAGGGTAAGAAAGACGAAGAGGCTTTAAGAGAGTTAGGTATTACTGGTAATATCATCAAAGTTTCAGGTTCTGGTCTTAAACTCTTTGAAATTGCAGAAATAGCCGCCAAGACATCTTCAAAAGTCATTATACTGACAGATTTTGATAAAAAGGGAGATATACTTGCAAAAAAACTGTCAGAAGATATACAGAGCCTTGGCTCTCATCCTGATCTTAATATTAGAAAAAATATTATAAAAATCACGCGAAGATATATTAAAGATATAGAAAGTCTTCCAAAACATATGAAACAATTAGAATTAGAAATAAATCCTTATGGTAATTACCTATAA